In Chloroflexota bacterium, the genomic stretch CTGGAGACAGCAACCATCCCCGGGGCCATCATAGGCGGTTTTGCTGCCGCTGTCATCGCCCCCTCTGTATTAAGTGCCATTTTCGGACTTGCCCTCATTTATGCTGCCTATACTATGATTACACGCCAGCATTTCATGTCTGTTGACACTCAGCCCAACGACCATCTACATCTAGTTGAGCCCAGTAAAATTTCTGATAATTTATCTAGCTCACTAACGGATTCATATTATGACCAGAATCTGAACGAGGTTGTTACCTACAAAGTGACTCGTATACCAGCGGGGTTAGGAACCAGCTTCTTCGCCGGCATCCTTTCCAGCCTTCTCGGTGTAGGCGGCGGTATTGTAAACGTGCCTGTAATGCACCTGGTCATGGGGGTACCTATGAAAGCCGCCATCGCCACCAGCACCTTAATTATAACAATCACAGCTGCGGCTGGCGCTCTCATTTACCACTATCAAGGCCATATATACCCATTTATAATCGCCCCACTGGCCATAGGTATAGTTATAGGAGCCAGAATAGGTGTTGAATTAACACAAAGAGCCAAGGGACTAATGCTCAGACGCATATTCGGCGCCTTTCTGCTACTTATAGCCATACTGATGTTCCTCAAGACAGTCAATATAATTTAGAACTCAGGATAAAAATGAAGATTATGAAAAATAGGAATCTTGAAGAAAGCCGTTTAAAAAATTTAGTTAGTCTTACTTTCAAGCTGGGCATTGCGGCCTCCTTAGTGCTGATTGTCATCGGCCTTATTATCCTGCTCATTACCTCAGACGCTAAAGACATCCAGCCACTAGTCAGATTAGACCAGATACCAGCAGCTATTGTTATCAGTGCTGGAATCTTGCTCCTCTTGCTGACACCCATTATACAGGTCATCGTAGCTATCATTGTCTTCTCAATAGCCAAAAACAGGCTATTCATAGGTATCTCAGTAACAGTGCTATGCCTTGCTGCCATCAGTCTTGCTCTAGCGTTAACCTGAATTGACCAGCAGAGAAAGCTATGTTATGATTGCTTTAGATGTCAGCGCTTACCGAGCTGTACCAGGAAATCGAACGCTGCCAAGACTGTGAGCTAGGCAAACACCGCACCAGAGTAGTGCCCGGCGAAGGGCCAGAAAAGACCAGTCTACTTTTTATCGGCGAGGCACCCGGATGGCATGAAGACCAACAAGGGCGTCCCTTCGTTGGTCCAGCAGGAAAATACCTGGAGGAATTGTTAGCCTCTATCAATCTTAAACGCGAACAAGTCTACATCGCCAATGTTATTAAATGCCGCCCCCCGTCAAACCGAGACCCACTGCCCAACGAAATTCAAGCCTGCAGCAAATGGTTAACCCACCAGATAGAGCTAATCCGTCCAAAGATGATTGTTACCTTAGGTCGTTACTCAATGGCGAAATACTTTCCCAACCAGAGTATCAGCCAGGTTCATGGCAAAGCCAGAAAGCAAGATGATGTTATCTACTACGCAATGTATCACCCGGCAGCAGCCCTACATCAAGGAAGCCTGCGAAAGACTATCGAAACTGACATGGTCAAAATCCCCCAAATCTTAGCCCAGGCAGAGAAACTAACAGAAGCCGAAGCTGAGCCACAGCAGCTAAACCTGTTCTAGATCACAATCATGAGCAGACAGAAACTCAAGATAATCCCCTTAGGCGGATTAGGCGAAATCGGCAAGAATATGATGGCCATTGAGTTCGCCAATGACATCATCATAATCGACGCCGGACTTATGTTCCCCGAAGAGGACATGCTAGGAGTTGACCTGGTCATTCCAGACATAAATTACTTGCTGGAAAGACGAGAGAAGCTGCGAGGCATAATCATAACCCACGGTCACGAAGACCACGTCGGAGCTCTGCCTTACGTACTACCTCAACTCGATTTACCCGTTTACAGTGCCAAGCTCACCAAAGGCCTGGTCTCCGTCAAACTAAAAGAGCACCGGTACTCGAAAAAGGCCAATCTGCGCACGATTCAGCCCGGGGTTAAATTTACACTTGGCAACTTCAAAATAGAGCCCTTCTCCGTCTGCCACAGCATTCCCGATTCACTGGGATTTATTATTTACACGCCCATAGGTGTAGTGGTTCACAGCGGTGATTTCAAAATCGACTATACACCGGTCGATGGCAAACCTACCGAATTAGCCAAGCTCGCCCAATTAGGAACTCAAGGAGTCCTGCTCCTTCTCGCCGATTCAACCTATGCCGAGCTTCCAGGATACACTCCGTCAGAGACTGTAGTTGGTGAAACGCTGAAACGCATCATAGCTGAGGCTCCGGGAAGGGTAATCATCACTACCTTTGCTTCGCTTATCTCCCGCATTCAACAGGTGATTAACGCTGCTGCCCAACATAACCGGCATGTCTTTGTTATCGGTCGCAGCATGAAAGACACAGTGCGCATCGCCTCAGAGCTAGGTTATCTCAATTCTCCACCTGATGTCATGCGCCGCTTCGATGAAATCAGCCACTTCCCCCACAATAAGATTGTCCTTCTCACCACCGGCAGCCAGGGAGAACCGACTTCAGCTCTGGTACGCATTGCCAATCGGGACAACAACCAGGTCAAAATTATCCCCGGAGATACGGTAATAATGTCAGCCACGCCCGTCCCGGGCAATGAAGCGCTGGTTAACCGGACAGTTGATAACCTGTTTCGCCAGGGCGCTCATGTAGTTTATGAGAAGTTAGCTCAAGTACATGTTCACGGACATGGCAGCCAGGAGGAGCTAAAGCTTTTGCTCAGCTTGGTTAAGCCAAAGTTCTTCGTTCCAATCCACGGCGAATACCGTCATTTGAGCCTACACGCCAGGTTGGCTAAAACTATGGGCATGTCTGAAAGTAACATCTTCGTCCTAGAAAACGGAAACATACTCGAGCTGGACCGTGAAAAGGGCAGAATAGCCGGCAGACTGCCTACAGGCAATGTCTACGTAGACGGCCTGGTTATGGGAGACCTCGCCAGCGTCATTCTCCGCGACCGCAAGCTGCTATCCAGAGACGGGATTGTGGTGGTAATCATCGCTATCGACAAAGACAAGGGTAAGGTTGTAGGCCGCCCTGACATCGTATCAAGAGGCTTCGTGGATATGAAGGAAGGCGAAACAATACTGGAACAAGGACGAGACATGGTAAAAGCCGCTTTAGACCACAGCGGTGGGCGCCCGCTTGAATGGAGCTTCATCAACACCAAGGTCAAGGATACTTTGAGCAAGTTTTTCTACGAGCAAACCCGACGCCGCCCAATGATTCTCACCACAGCTGTCGAGGTATAGTTAGACTATGCCTAAAAAGAGAAAATTTACTAAAACTTCAGACAGCGGCAGAGGCAAAAAAAAGAAGAATTACCTGGGGCCGGTACTAAGGGTATTACTGCTGCTCATCGTCGCCGGACTCATATGGTGGTTCTGGCCACAGATAACCAATTGGGCTGTCAACACCTGGGAAAGCTTGCTTGAGCTTTTCGGAATTGGATTAGTATTAACAGCCATATTTCTGGGAATATTCCTCTGGATAATCATCAGTGGACGGTTCTCACTCTTCAGCAAGTACTGGAAATGGTGGCTTGGCGGAATTCCTCTAGCCTTAGCTGCCTGGGGAATATCAGCCTTTTTCAGCCCCGGCAGCGGCATCGTCAGCGAAGCAACGCTAGGTGGCAAAATCGGCAAGAGCATAATCGGCGATTCTTACACAGTAGGGGCATTACGGCTAGCTGGTCTAATCTTCCTTGGTATCTTGTTCC encodes the following:
- a CDS encoding ribonuclease J — encoded protein: MSRQKLKIIPLGGLGEIGKNMMAIEFANDIIIIDAGLMFPEEDMLGVDLVIPDINYLLERREKLRGIIITHGHEDHVGALPYVLPQLDLPVYSAKLTKGLVSVKLKEHRYSKKANLRTIQPGVKFTLGNFKIEPFSVCHSIPDSLGFIIYTPIGVVVHSGDFKIDYTPVDGKPTELAKLAQLGTQGVLLLLADSTYAELPGYTPSETVVGETLKRIIAEAPGRVIITTFASLISRIQQVINAAAQHNRHVFVIGRSMKDTVRIASELGYLNSPPDVMRRFDEISHFPHNKIVLLTTGSQGEPTSALVRIANRDNNQVKIIPGDTVIMSATPVPGNEALVNRTVDNLFRQGAHVVYEKLAQVHVHGHGSQEELKLLLSLVKPKFFVPIHGEYRHLSLHARLAKTMGMSESNIFVLENGNILELDREKGRIAGRLPTGNVYVDGLVMGDLASVILRDRKLLSRDGIVVVIIAIDKDKGKVVGRPDIVSRGFVDMKEGETILEQGRDMVKAALDHSGGRPLEWSFINTKVKDTLSKFFYEQTRRRPMILTTAVEV
- a CDS encoding DUF1634 domain-containing protein, translating into MKIMKNRNLEESRLKNLVSLTFKLGIAASLVLIVIGLIILLITSDAKDIQPLVRLDQIPAAIVISAGILLLLLTPIIQVIVAIIVFSIAKNRLFIGISVTVLCLAAISLALALT
- a CDS encoding sulfite exporter TauE/SafE family protein, encoding MLLCLTTLLDEVNLWALGGTGLVAGLLGSMLGVGGGFLIVPILTLALHLPIKVAIGSSLVAIVANSCTAAGIYTKARLTNIKLGLLLETATIPGAIIGGFAAAVIAPSVLSAIFGLALIYAAYTMITRQHFMSVDTQPNDHLHLVEPSKISDNLSSSLTDSYYDQNLNEVVTYKVTRIPAGLGTSFFAGILSSLLGVGGGIVNVPVMHLVMGVPMKAAIATSTLIITITAAAGALIYHYQGHIYPFIIAPLAIGIVIGARIGVELTQRAKGLMLRRIFGAFLLLIAILMFLKTVNII
- a CDS encoding uracil-DNA glycosylase; translated protein: MSALTELYQEIERCQDCELGKHRTRVVPGEGPEKTSLLFIGEAPGWHEDQQGRPFVGPAGKYLEELLASINLKREQVYIANVIKCRPPSNRDPLPNEIQACSKWLTHQIELIRPKMIVTLGRYSMAKYFPNQSISQVHGKARKQDDVIYYAMYHPAAALHQGSLRKTIETDMVKIPQILAQAEKLTEAEAEPQQLNLF